From Rutidosis leptorrhynchoides isolate AG116_Rl617_1_P2 chromosome 3, CSIRO_AGI_Rlap_v1, whole genome shotgun sequence, a single genomic window includes:
- the LOC139902345 gene encoding uncharacterized protein, with the protein MYFYLYATEYLRKPTAQDVQRLTAKHAQIHGLPGMLRSMYCMHWRWRNCPARWKGHYTRGDHGYPSIMLESVASYDGWFWHAFYGTAVSNNDINVLNQSDLFSDLLAGEAPLCTFTVNRCMFNKGYYLADGIYPEWSALVKLFRNPIDPKQAKFTRYQESARKDIEPAFGILQGRWIIVQHPTRPYYIRKIRRIMLTCVILNNMITEDNVHAFCGLEENYRPIRGARGTDQ; encoded by the coding sequence ATGTATTTTTACTTGTACGCAACCGAATATTTGAGAAAACCAACTGCACAAGATGTGCAACGTTTGACCGCTAAACATGCTCAAATACATGGATTACCGGGGATGTTAAGAAGCATGTATTGTATGCATTGGAGATGGAGAAATTGTCCGGCACGTTGGAAGGGTCATTATACACGAGGTGATCATGGTTACCCGTCAATTATGCTTGAATCAGTAGCGTCATATGATGGATGGTTTTGGCACGCTTTTTATGGTACTGCGGTATCAAATAATGATATCAATGTACTAAATCAATCTGATTTGTTTAGCGACTTATTAGCCGGCGAAGCTCCACTGTGTACATTTACGGTTAACAGGTGTATGTTTAATAAGGGTTATTATTTGGCGGATGGAATTTACCCGGAATGGTCCGCACTAGTTAAGTTGTTCAGAAATCCGATTGATCCAAAACAAGCAAAATTCACAAGATATCAAGAATcggcaagaaaagatattgaaccAGCATTTGGAATACTACAAGGTCGATGGATCATTGTTCAACATCCGACAAGACCGTATTATATCCGCAAAATTAGAAGGATTATGTTAACATGTGTGATATTAAACAATATGATAACCGAGGACAACGTCCATGCATTTTGTGGACTTGAAGAGAATTATCGTCCGATTCGAGGTGCACGAGGAACGGACCAATAA